One segment of Panicum virgatum strain AP13 chromosome 3K, P.virgatum_v5, whole genome shotgun sequence DNA contains the following:
- the LOC120696648 gene encoding uncharacterized protein LOC120696648 isoform X1, producing MKCCCHDGKRGLVLFRIPLHHDRSKRLTNLVASKHDAKRSGNMLLAVPSVLIPPQHPSRPAASGCRSGQRRGSFLEAAVNPGSISGGYPPSRLRQRLRLAAAAATNRTMSPTPAAAPSGDEEFTEVVVVRHGETSWNASRIVQGQMDPDLNEIGREQAVVVAHRLSREAKPAAIYSSDLKRAAETAEIIAKVCDVSNLVLNEALRERHMGYLQGLKWDDAVNKNPDVFRGFDIFKITEGSDPDSRNQEIPGGGESLNQLTERCVSYLNKIAQEHIEEICRHTDPTSSVPRRIFPALQSVSFMSPVPMGTRSWRNPGTLATSPEMTFRGMLLVAMVPRPNICGKARNIIIFFFYLHFF from the exons TAGGAGCAAGAGACTGACTAATTTGGTGGCCAGCAAGCACGATGCGAAGAGGAGCGGAAATATGCTACTGGCAGTTCCCTCTGTTCTCATCCCTCCACAGCATCCGTCAAGGCCGGCGGCATCAGGTTGTAGAAGCGGCCAGCGGCGCGGCTCCTTCCTCGAAGCTGCCGTGAACCCCGGCAGTATATCAGGTGGGTACCCTCCCTCTCGGCTGCGGCAGAGGCTGAGACTagcagcggccgccgccaccaaccgAACCATGTCGCCCaccccagcggcggcgcccagcggcgacgaggagttcacggaggtggtggtggtgcggcaTGGGGAGACCTCCTGGAACGCCTCCCGCATCGTCCAG GGACAAATGGACCCAGATCTAAATGAGATTGGTAGAGAGCAGGCCGTTGTG GTCGCTCATCGGCTGTCAAGAGAGGCCAAACCAGCTGCCATATACTCTTCCGATTTGAAGCGTGCTGCTGAGACTGCAGAAATTATAGCAAAAGTTTGTGATGTATCAAAT TTGGTGCTGAATGAGGCACTGAGAGAAAGGCACATGGGATatctccaaggcttgaagtgggATGATGCTGTAAATAAAAATCCAGATGTTTTCAGGGGCtttgatatttttaaaattacTGAGGGCTCTGATCCTGACAGCAGGAACCAAGAAATACCA GGTGGTGGAGAGAGTCTGAATCAGTTAACTGAGCGATGTGTCTCCTACTTGAATAAGATTGCCCAAGAACACATAG AGGAGATCTGCAGGCACACTGATCCGACAAGCTCGGTTCCCAGGAGGATATTCCCAGCACTTCAATCAGTGTCGTTCATGTCCCCGGTTCCAATGGGCACTAGATCCTGGAGAAATCCGGGGACGTTG gccaCCTCGCCGGAGATGACTTTCCGTGGCATGCTTCTGGTGGCGATGGTGCCTCGGCCTAACATATGTGGCAAAGCAAGGAACATCATCATATTCTTCTTCtatcttcattttttttag
- the LOC120696648 gene encoding uncharacterized protein LOC120696648 isoform X3: protein MKCCCHDGKRGLVLFRIPLHHDRSKRLTNLVASKHDAKRSGNMLLAVPSVLIPPQHPSRPAASGCRSGQRRGSFLEAAVNPGSISGGYPPSRLRQRLRLAAAAATNRTMSPTPAAAPSGDEEFTEVVVVRHGETSWNASRIVQGQMDPDLNEIGREQAVVVAHRLSREAKPAAIYSSDLKRAAETAEIIAKVCDVSNLVLNEALRERHMGYLQGLKWDDAVNKNPDVFRGFDIFKITEGSDPDSRNQEIPGGGESLNQLTERCVSYLNKIAQEHIVDPREVWRREPSQRKWLFGELIWGRWGLCITLAVSFWRWTRHNHRRRFRHALC, encoded by the exons TAGGAGCAAGAGACTGACTAATTTGGTGGCCAGCAAGCACGATGCGAAGAGGAGCGGAAATATGCTACTGGCAGTTCCCTCTGTTCTCATCCCTCCACAGCATCCGTCAAGGCCGGCGGCATCAGGTTGTAGAAGCGGCCAGCGGCGCGGCTCCTTCCTCGAAGCTGCCGTGAACCCCGGCAGTATATCAGGTGGGTACCCTCCCTCTCGGCTGCGGCAGAGGCTGAGACTagcagcggccgccgccaccaaccgAACCATGTCGCCCaccccagcggcggcgcccagcggcgacgaggagttcacggaggtggtggtggtgcggcaTGGGGAGACCTCCTGGAACGCCTCCCGCATCGTCCAG GGACAAATGGACCCAGATCTAAATGAGATTGGTAGAGAGCAGGCCGTTGTG GTCGCTCATCGGCTGTCAAGAGAGGCCAAACCAGCTGCCATATACTCTTCCGATTTGAAGCGTGCTGCTGAGACTGCAGAAATTATAGCAAAAGTTTGTGATGTATCAAAT TTGGTGCTGAATGAGGCACTGAGAGAAAGGCACATGGGATatctccaaggcttgaagtgggATGATGCTGTAAATAAAAATCCAGATGTTTTCAGGGGCtttgatatttttaaaattacTGAGGGCTCTGATCCTGACAGCAGGAACCAAGAAATACCA GGTGGTGGAGAGAGTCTGAATCAGTTAACTGAGCGATGTGTCTCCTACTTGAATAAGATTGCCCAAGAACACATAG TGGATCCTCGAGAGGTGTGGAGACGTGAGCCATCTCAACGGAAATGGCTTTTTGGAGAACTCATTTGGGGGCGATGGGGCCTCTGCATAACGCTTGCAGTGAGTTTTTGGAGGTGGACTCGACACAATCATCGTCGGAGATTTAGGCACGCTCTATGTTAG
- the LOC120696648 gene encoding phosphoglycerate mutase-like protein 4 isoform X2, producing the protein MKCCCHDGKRGLVLFRIPLHHDRSKRLTNLVASKHDAKRSGNMLLAVPSVLIPPQHPSRPAASGCRSGQRRGSFLEAAVNPGSISGGYPPSRLRQRLRLAAAAATNRTMSPTPAAAPSGDEEFTEVVVVRHGETSWNASRIVQGQMDPDLNEIGREQAVVVAHRLSREAKPAAIYSSDLKRAAETAEIIAKVCDVSNLVLNEALRERHMGYLQGLKWDDAVNKNPDVFRGFDIFKITEGSDPDSRNQEIPGGGESLNQLTERCVSYLNKIAQEHIGERVVVVSHGAAILELCRHTDPPNISIRRNIPNTSLNVFRVSGVTGQWILERCGDVSHLNGNGFLENSFGGDGASA; encoded by the exons TAGGAGCAAGAGACTGACTAATTTGGTGGCCAGCAAGCACGATGCGAAGAGGAGCGGAAATATGCTACTGGCAGTTCCCTCTGTTCTCATCCCTCCACAGCATCCGTCAAGGCCGGCGGCATCAGGTTGTAGAAGCGGCCAGCGGCGCGGCTCCTTCCTCGAAGCTGCCGTGAACCCCGGCAGTATATCAGGTGGGTACCCTCCCTCTCGGCTGCGGCAGAGGCTGAGACTagcagcggccgccgccaccaaccgAACCATGTCGCCCaccccagcggcggcgcccagcggcgacgaggagttcacggaggtggtggtggtgcggcaTGGGGAGACCTCCTGGAACGCCTCCCGCATCGTCCAG GGACAAATGGACCCAGATCTAAATGAGATTGGTAGAGAGCAGGCCGTTGTG GTCGCTCATCGGCTGTCAAGAGAGGCCAAACCAGCTGCCATATACTCTTCCGATTTGAAGCGTGCTGCTGAGACTGCAGAAATTATAGCAAAAGTTTGTGATGTATCAAAT TTGGTGCTGAATGAGGCACTGAGAGAAAGGCACATGGGATatctccaaggcttgaagtgggATGATGCTGTAAATAAAAATCCAGATGTTTTCAGGGGCtttgatatttttaaaattacTGAGGGCTCTGATCCTGACAGCAGGAACCAAGAAATACCA GGTGGTGGAGAGAGTCTGAATCAGTTAACTGAGCGATGTGTCTCCTACTTGAATAAGATTGCCCAAGAACACATAG GGGAGAGGGTTGTGGTGGTCTCCCACGGTGCAGCCATACTAGAGCTATGCAGGCACACCGATCCACCCAACATCTCCATTCGTAGGAACATTCCCAACACTTCACTGAACGTTTTCCGTGTCTCTGGCGTCACTGGGCAGTGGATCCTCGAGAGGTGTGGAGACGTGAGCCATCTCAACGGAAATGGCTTTTTGGAGAACTCATTTGGGGGCGATGGGGCCTCTGCATAA